Proteins encoded within one genomic window of Mycoplasma phocoenae:
- the rpsT gene encoding 30S ribosomal protein S20 — MANIKSKQKSITTNEKARVRNAAIKSRVRTAIKKVKLAAMKNDEQLVKLVQDAHHEIDKAVAKGVLHKNNGARKASRLDAFVAKNALTQA, encoded by the coding sequence ATGGCAAACATTAAATCTAAACAAAAATCAATAACAACAAACGAAAAAGCAAGAGTTAGAAACGCTGCTATTAAATCACGTGTACGTACAGCTATCAAAAAAGTTAAATTAGCTGCTATGAAAAACGACGAACAATTAGTTAAATTAGTTCAAGACGCACACCATGAAATCGATAAAGCAGTTGCAAAAGGTGTTTTACATAAAAACAACGGTGCACGTAAAGCTTCTCGTTTGGATGCTTTTGTTGCGAAAAACGCATTAACACAAGCATAA
- a CDS encoding AAA family ATPase: MLASKQRPNNIDDLLLEKPLINLFKKIIDSKDKRSFIFFGTPGTGKTTISLILAKEISNNQYGVFNAATDSKQMLTTLIEKYSFIVIDEIHRLNKDKQDILLPSVENSALTIYATTTENPFFKVNPALRSRTNIIELKKPSTHALAQYLKNIVDSQNLFQYESNNIFDFFAKQANHDFRIAINNLDLISKIYTANNVTIEDLKIILPSTNIQIDQSGDDYYNLLSAFHKSMRGSDVDASLYYGFQLYKSEQFDSMFRRMICASYEDVGLAKPSVALDTVNAINAFERLGVAEGYLPIGFAIVNIALAPKSNSTFTATKKAINFIEAGNNYSVPLHLKDSHYASASKLKRGLGYKYPHDFENNWVKQKYLPEQCKNIWFYGEQINGYEYKIYEYWKKIKKGD; encoded by the coding sequence ATGCTCGCTTCAAAACAAAGACCAAACAACATTGATGATTTATTACTAGAAAAACCATTAATTAATTTATTTAAAAAAATTATTGACAGTAAAGATAAAAGATCTTTTATTTTTTTTGGTACACCCGGTACTGGAAAAACAACAATCTCATTGATTTTGGCTAAAGAAATATCCAATAATCAATATGGAGTATTTAATGCCGCTACTGACAGTAAACAAATGTTGACTACGTTGATTGAAAAGTATAGTTTTATTGTTATTGACGAAATACATAGATTGAACAAAGACAAACAAGATATTTTATTGCCTTCCGTAGAAAATAGTGCACTAACAATATATGCAACAACAACGGAAAACCCATTTTTCAAAGTTAATCCCGCATTACGTTCTAGAACAAATATTATTGAACTAAAGAAACCCAGTACTCATGCGCTAGCTCAATATTTAAAAAATATTGTTGATTCACAAAACTTATTTCAATATGAAAGCAATAACATTTTCGATTTTTTCGCAAAGCAAGCAAATCATGATTTTAGAATTGCAATAAATAACTTAGATTTAATAAGCAAAATTTATACTGCTAATAATGTTACTATAGAGGATTTAAAAATAATTTTACCGAGCACAAATATTCAAATTGATCAGAGTGGTGATGATTATTATAACTTGCTAAGCGCATTTCACAAGTCAATGCGAGGATCTGATGTTGATGCGTCATTATATTATGGCTTTCAATTGTATAAGTCTGAGCAATTTGATTCGATGTTCAGAAGAATGATATGTGCCTCTTATGAGGATGTTGGATTAGCTAAGCCAAGTGTTGCATTAGATACAGTTAATGCGATTAATGCTTTTGAAAGATTAGGTGTTGCAGAAGGTTATTTACCAATTGGATTTGCCATAGTTAATATTGCACTTGCTCCCAAAAGTAATTCAACATTTACAGCAACAAAAAAAGCAATAAATTTTATCGAAGCAGGAAATAATTATTCAGTTCCGTTGCATTTAAAAGATTCTCATTATGCATCAGCAAGTAAATTAAAAAGAGGTTTAGGCTATAAGTATCCGCATGATTTTGAAAACAATTGAGTTAAACAAAAATATTTACCGGAACAATGTAAAAATATATGGTTTTATGGTGAACAAATTAATGGGTATGAATATAAGATTTATGAATACTGAAAAAAAATAAAAAAAGGAGATTAA
- a CDS encoding nuclease-related domain-containing protein, protein MNEDIIKNGLVAGLVLFTLSVVAVIVLVLYLKYTKAKRIERGREFETEFSLYLNNWAVQNHCHYIPANLFKYDDNLFETDGVLISDKGIIVVELKSIKGNITGDYNSNIWLKEFSETSYEINNSLKQNDKHIQHLANIIGKQVNFYSFVIYESFQNTLQITNVPDYAMIMFDYEFENKFNYFNAQTETIYSEKTLNNIYNTLKRAVTTSSKDKAKFQSYRI, encoded by the coding sequence ATGAATGAAGATATTATAAAAAATGGCTTAGTAGCAGGATTGGTGCTATTTACTTTATCTGTTGTTGCCGTTATTGTCTTAGTTTTATATTTAAAATACACAAAAGCAAAAAGAATAGAAAGAGGACGTGAGTTTGAAACTGAATTCAGTTTATATTTAAATAACTGAGCAGTACAAAATCATTGTCATTATATTCCTGCTAACTTGTTTAAATATGACGATAACTTGTTTGAAACTGATGGAGTTTTAATTTCTGATAAAGGAATAATTGTTGTTGAATTAAAATCAATCAAGGGGAACATTACTGGAGATTACAATTCAAATATTTGACTCAAAGAGTTCTCAGAAACATCATATGAAATCAATAATTCGTTAAAACAAAATGATAAACACATTCAGCATTTGGCGAATATTATTGGTAAGCAAGTTAATTTTTATTCATTTGTTATTTATGAAAGCTTTCAAAACACATTGCAAATTACGAATGTGCCTGATTATGCAATGATAATGTTTGATTATGAGTTTGAAAATAAATTTAATTATTTCAATGCTCAAACTGAAACAATTTACAGTGAAAAAACATTAAACAACATATACAATACATTAAAAAGAGCTGTAACAACCAGTTCAAAAGATAAAGCAAAGTTCCAATCGTACCGTATTTAG
- a CDS encoding phenylalanine--tRNA ligase subunit beta: protein MIFSFIKLKKLANLNDSVTIEEVVGAINSIGFEVESYEPFSDVEGIRFGHVTKVYKNPNADRLNVCEIEFADKNRIIQTNAQNVKENDYLMAFVPGSRSKKMVFGERVMQGINSEGMLVSLEELGFDDKYFPTRWYDGIFTFQQPIDLTLDPIQYFELNDYLIDVTILSNRADANCYTIMAKELAAYFDTDAVEFSANISKTDSTFSVSSMEETNFFTLTEINAHDIEISLQDQLFLIKHNIKTINNPTDLSNLTLLYTGVPTHAYDAEKLSSKTLSVKKYTGEIEILGKSKVVIDNALCVFDSVKPVSVAAVIGLENSSCDENTKQTLFELASFNLKEVRNSKKQVKLDTASSARASKEISNGSIQLAHNYIATKVKKMSEIINNKPAKFSTFEYDEDKLNRFAGFDLTATDRFALVMQKLKKIGIEIKDKQVYVPAYRYDLNTMQDFTEEVFRFYGYENFKMIQSLIKQTQNNHYKDYHSILKNMHYQNTRTFTLTSPDKNIFNPFNFAETINLQTFASAERTQIRHSMVPSLIEVLEYNQKRKIEKMSLFEIGMIQKQINVLSIVSNIKSFDQMKQDICEILDSEIIFERVQDKPFHPNMSALIKNKNNKVIGYLAKIHPEIINTKAICAELFLDLDKTTNVQFKNYKHDPLKIRDFNVLLNHQEDLQATLDKLNRVKGIHSIHVKDRFVKENGQVNTTISITVEDWAVKKIEQMLE from the coding sequence ATGATATTTTCATTTATAAAATTAAAAAAATTAGCTAATTTAAACGATTCAGTAACAATTGAAGAAGTTGTGGGAGCCATAAACTCAATTGGTTTTGAAGTTGAATCATATGAACCATTTTCCGATGTTGAAGGTATTAGATTTGGACACGTTACAAAAGTGTACAAAAATCCTAATGCAGATAGATTAAATGTTTGTGAAATTGAATTTGCAGATAAAAACAGAATTATTCAAACAAATGCACAAAATGTTAAGGAAAATGATTATTTAATGGCTTTTGTTCCAGGCTCAAGATCTAAAAAAATGGTTTTTGGTGAAAGAGTGATGCAAGGAATTAATAGTGAAGGTATGTTAGTTAGTTTAGAAGAATTAGGATTTGATGATAAGTACTTCCCAACTAGATGATACGATGGTATATTTACATTTCAACAACCTATTGATTTAACATTGGATCCGATTCAATATTTTGAATTAAACGATTATTTAATTGATGTAACAATTTTATCTAATCGTGCAGATGCTAACTGTTACACAATAATGGCTAAAGAATTAGCTGCTTATTTTGATACTGATGCAGTTGAATTCAGTGCAAATATTTCCAAAACCGACTCAACATTTTCAGTAAGTTCAATGGAAGAAACTAATTTCTTTACATTAACTGAAATCAATGCACATGACATTGAAATATCGCTTCAAGACCAATTATTTTTGATTAAACACAATATTAAAACAATAAATAATCCAACAGACTTATCGAATTTAACATTATTGTATACGGGAGTACCTACTCACGCATATGATGCTGAAAAATTATCTTCTAAAACTTTATCAGTAAAAAAATATACTGGTGAAATTGAAATATTGGGGAAATCAAAAGTGGTTATTGATAATGCATTATGTGTTTTCGATTCAGTCAAACCTGTATCAGTAGCAGCAGTTATTGGTTTAGAAAATTCTTCATGCGATGAAAACACAAAACAAACATTATTTGAATTGGCATCATTTAATTTAAAAGAAGTTAGAAATTCAAAAAAACAAGTTAAATTGGACACTGCTTCATCAGCTAGAGCAAGTAAAGAAATTAGCAATGGTTCAATCCAACTTGCTCATAACTATATAGCAACAAAAGTTAAAAAAATGAGTGAAATAATTAATAATAAACCAGCAAAATTCAGTACATTTGAATATGATGAAGATAAATTAAACAGATTTGCAGGATTTGATTTAACAGCCACAGACAGATTTGCTTTAGTAATGCAAAAGCTAAAAAAAATAGGCATTGAAATTAAAGATAAACAAGTATATGTGCCAGCATATCGTTATGACTTAAATACAATGCAAGATTTCACTGAAGAAGTATTTAGATTTTATGGTTATGAAAACTTTAAAATGATTCAATCTTTAATCAAACAAACTCAAAACAATCACTACAAAGATTATCATTCAATTTTAAAAAACATGCATTATCAAAACACAAGAACATTTACACTAACATCACCCGATAAAAACATTTTCAATCCATTCAATTTTGCTGAAACAATTAATTTACAAACATTTGCTTCAGCAGAAAGAACTCAAATTCGTCATTCAATGGTCCCTTCATTAATTGAAGTATTGGAATACAATCAAAAACGTAAAATTGAAAAAATGTCTTTATTTGAAATTGGAATGATCCAAAAACAAATTAACGTTTTATCAATCGTAAGTAACATTAAATCATTTGATCAAATGAAACAAGATATTTGTGAAATTTTGGACAGCGAAATAATTTTTGAACGTGTTCAAGACAAACCATTCCATCCAAATATGTCAGCTTTAATTAAAAATAAAAACAATAAAGTTATCGGATATCTTGCAAAAATACATCCTGAAATTATCAACACTAAAGCAATATGTGCTGAATTATTTTTAGACTTAGATAAAACTACTAATGTTCAATTCAAAAACTACAAACACGATCCTCTTAAAATTAGAGATTTCAATGTATTGTTAAATCATCAAGAAGATTTACAAGCTACTTTAGATAAGTTAAACAGAGTCAAAGGGATTCATTCGATTCATGTTAAAGATCGTTTTGTAAAAGAAAATGGTCAAGTAAACACAACAATCTCGATTACAGTGGAAGATTGAGCTGTTAAAAAAATCGAACAAATGTTAGAATAA
- the recA gene encoding recombinase RecA, which yields MNKENLKDALAEITKKFGKESIMLLGEKPDLTCETFSTGSLAIDKALGIMGWPKGRIIEIFGPESSGKTTLSLHAIAEVQKTGGIAVFVDAEHSFDPHYAKALGVSTENLVIAQPDSGEQALEIVDILTKTGKIDLIVVDSVAALVPEVELAGEMRDQTIGAQARLMSKALRKITASLAKNNTSIIFINQIREKVGIIFGNPETTSGGKALKFYSSIRVEVRKTQAITENNEINGNGIKIKVVKNKLSAPFKTANVDIIFGKGIDKVGEIIDLAEKYSIINKKGSWYSYKEANIAQGKNNLKIYLIENQDIYKDIEQSVLIKVNE from the coding sequence ATGAACAAAGAAAATTTAAAAGATGCTCTTGCTGAAATAACTAAAAAATTTGGTAAAGAGTCTATTATGCTTTTGGGAGAGAAACCTGATTTAACATGTGAAACATTTTCAACAGGTTCTTTAGCAATTGATAAAGCTCTTGGTATCATGGGATGACCAAAAGGAAGAATTATTGAAATATTTGGACCAGAAAGTAGCGGTAAAACAACGCTATCCCTTCACGCAATTGCTGAAGTACAAAAAACTGGTGGAATTGCTGTTTTCGTCGACGCTGAACACTCGTTTGATCCGCACTATGCAAAAGCATTAGGGGTAAGTACTGAAAATTTAGTGATTGCTCAACCAGATAGCGGTGAACAAGCTCTTGAAATTGTTGATATATTAACTAAAACTGGGAAAATTGATTTAATTGTTGTTGATTCAGTAGCGGCTTTAGTTCCTGAAGTGGAGTTAGCTGGTGAAATGCGGGATCAAACAATTGGCGCTCAAGCGCGTTTGATGTCAAAAGCGTTGCGCAAAATTACTGCGTCATTAGCAAAAAACAACACTTCAATTATATTTATTAATCAAATCAGAGAAAAAGTAGGTATTATTTTCGGGAACCCGGAAACAACATCCGGGGGGAAAGCATTAAAATTTTACTCATCAATACGTGTAGAAGTTAGAAAGACACAAGCTATTACTGAAAATAACGAAATTAATGGTAATGGAATAAAAATTAAAGTTGTTAAAAACAAACTTTCTGCTCCCTTTAAAACAGCTAATGTTGACATCATATTTGGCAAAGGTATTGACAAGGTAGGTGAAATCATTGATTTAGCTGAAAAATATTCAATAATAAATAAAAAAGGCTCATGATATTCATACAAAGAAGCAAACATTGCACAAGGGAAAAACAATTTAAAAATATATTTAATTGAAAATCAAGATATATACAAAGACATTGAACAAAGTGTATTAATTAAAGTTAACGAATAG
- a CDS encoding TIGR00282 family metallophosphoesterase, whose amino-acid sequence MLKTNNKEINVLFFGDIFGDPGIEVVSRHIKDLKQKYKADFVIAQAENVSGRKGFKPRDYKKLKEIGIDAFTLGNHVWAHSEIEEIIENNDVIRPANINDTYPGQGYREFIVKDQKIGVCSMMGIQFNILLSPWKEEQANSFFDEFDKIQSMNQPDYLIIDFHAETTSEKNVFGLYVDGKADALFGTHTHVQTNDARILPNGTYYCTDAGMCGPYNSAIGANYDEVYGKMRYNAKAPFRVSENKCQINGIYFKLTKDNQNKQIELIKIYE is encoded by the coding sequence ATGTTAAAGACAAATAATAAAGAAATAAATGTATTATTCTTTGGTGATATATTCGGAGATCCAGGAATTGAAGTTGTTTCACGCCATATAAAAGACTTGAAACAAAAATATAAAGCAGACTTTGTAATAGCACAAGCTGAAAATGTTTCGGGACGCAAAGGATTTAAACCAAGAGATTATAAAAAATTAAAAGAAATTGGAATCGATGCTTTCACTTTAGGTAATCACGTTTGAGCGCATTCTGAAATAGAAGAAATAATTGAAAACAATGATGTTATTAGACCAGCTAATATTAATGACACATATCCCGGGCAAGGTTATCGAGAATTCATAGTTAAAGATCAAAAAATAGGCGTTTGTTCAATGATGGGGATTCAATTTAACATATTGCTATCACCTTGAAAAGAAGAACAAGCAAACTCATTTTTTGATGAATTTGACAAAATACAATCAATGAATCAACCAGATTATTTAATTATTGATTTTCACGCGGAAACCACTAGTGAAAAAAATGTATTTGGACTGTATGTTGATGGTAAGGCTGATGCGTTATTCGGAACACACACACATGTACAAACGAATGATGCTCGTATTTTACCTAATGGAACATATTATTGTACTGATGCAGGAATGTGTGGACCATATAACAGTGCGATTGGCGCTAACTATGATGAGGTTTATGGCAAAATGCGTTACAACGCAAAAGCACCGTTTAGAGTTAGTGAAAATAAATGTCAAATTAATGGAATTTATTTTAAATTAACAAAGGACAATCAAAACAAACAAATTGAATTAATAAAAATATATGAATAA
- a CDS encoding YgjP-like metallopeptidase domain-containing protein produces MSKTLINLKKELIINDIIYTINVIYTNNVNTYFTKETKNDENVYTLKLSKNSSFEDNIDFIRKTLMKRKFQKLNKIYFSYENNYFTILDKKIHYSIYNNILTFTFKDCLYEYKLKQITEYNVKNCIDKFKIMQLSNILAFLIPYYTKKMNVTNKYKSFKIIKNIKSYWAKNSVNHGLLKFNMDLISFELKCIESVIVHELAHFYEANHSKEFKKIVYEYFPQYNIWNKKLQQR; encoded by the coding sequence ATGTCTAAAACATTGATAAACCTAAAAAAAGAATTGATTATTAATGATATTATCTACACAATAAATGTCATATACACAAATAATGTTAATACATATTTTACTAAAGAAACAAAAAATGATGAAAATGTATATACACTCAAATTATCCAAAAACAGTTCCTTCGAAGACAATATTGATTTTATAAGAAAAACTTTAATGAAAAGAAAATTTCAAAAACTTAATAAAATATATTTTTCTTATGAAAATAATTATTTTACAATTCTTGATAAAAAAATACATTACTCAATCTATAATAATATACTGACATTTACATTTAAAGATTGTTTATATGAATACAAATTGAAACAAATCACTGAATACAATGTTAAAAATTGCATTGATAAATTCAAAATTATGCAACTGAGCAACATTCTTGCTTTTTTAATTCCATACTATACAAAAAAAATGAATGTAACTAATAAGTATAAATCATTTAAAATTATTAAAAACATAAAATCTTATTGAGCGAAAAATTCAGTAAATCATGGTTTATTAAAATTCAATATGGATCTCATTAGTTTTGAATTAAAATGTATTGAATCAGTTATTGTTCATGAGTTGGCACATTTTTATGAAGCTAATCACAGTAAAGAGTTTAAAAAAATTGTTTATGAGTATTTTCCTCAGTATAATATTTGAAATAAAAAATTACAACAAAGGTAG
- the rpmI gene encoding 50S ribosomal protein L35, protein MKTKSALTKRVKVTGSGKIKRGKAYRSHLAQNKSTKQKRQSRKSGLMHSSDYKRFKELI, encoded by the coding sequence ATGAAAACTAAAAGTGCGTTAACAAAACGTGTTAAAGTTACCGGTTCAGGTAAAATCAAACGTGGAAAAGCTTATCGTTCACACTTAGCTCAAAACAAATCAACAAAACAAAAAAGACAATCAAGAAAATCAGGACTAATGCACAGTTCAGATTACAAAAGATTTAAAGAATTAATTTAA
- a CDS encoding inorganic diphosphatase has protein sequence MKNITVNIEITKGSRIKYEYDRKSGKILVDRILRGDFKYPANYGYLAEALDWDGDELDVLVYSSEKFMPGTALEARVVGAMKMIDDGETDTKLIAVHADDYRLDHITELSHLDQMWLQSVKNFFSTYKNFKREGITSVEGFEDVKWAEAEYNECVELMNKYGSMDKKDFIAKMQKEHPEKYF, from the coding sequence ATGAAAAATATTACAGTAAACATCGAAATAACAAAAGGAAGTAGAATCAAATACGAATACGATCGTAAAAGCGGAAAAATATTAGTAGATCGTATTTTAAGAGGTGATTTTAAATATCCAGCCAACTATGGTTACTTAGCAGAAGCTCTTGACTGAGACGGAGATGAATTAGATGTGCTTGTGTACTCATCAGAAAAATTTATGCCAGGAACAGCTCTAGAAGCCAGAGTTGTCGGGGCTATGAAGATGATTGATGATGGTGAAACAGATACTAAACTAATTGCCGTTCACGCTGATGACTATCGTTTAGATCACATTACTGAATTATCACACTTAGATCAAATGTGACTACAAAGCGTTAAAAACTTTTTCAGTACATACAAAAACTTTAAACGCGAAGGAATTACTTCAGTTGAAGGATTTGAAGATGTCAAATGAGCTGAAGCAGAATATAATGAATGCGTTGAGCTAATGAATAAATATGGTTCTATGGATAAAAAGGACTTCATTGCAAAAATGCAAAAAGAACACCCTGAAAAATACTTCTAA
- the pheS gene encoding phenylalanine--tRNA ligase subunit alpha, whose protein sequence is MKFDLKNINTLEDLKRVKSEFNSKDGELAQLMAKIKSASKDEKAALGKEIKSLKETAEVFFESAKQKIDKLEIEKSLKSQWIDVTTPVYKQGGIHPINLIAQRMRDWFKSNGYFEIQAIEIENDEYNFERLNISKNHPARDMQDSLFIDENTLLRTHNTGISARALEQHKNEEFSQFAIGKVYRNDEEDQTHSHQFTQLDFVSVGYTNFGNLMWTLKSLLSYVLEQEVQIRLRPSYFPFTEPSVEVDIFYKNRWIEVLGAGMLHEDVLKKAGYTNDMNGFAAGLGLERIAMIKYDINDIREFYTNDERFLKQFK, encoded by the coding sequence ATGAAATTTGATTTAAAAAACATAAACACATTAGAAGATTTAAAAAGAGTTAAATCAGAATTTAATTCAAAAGATGGTGAATTAGCACAATTAATGGCAAAAATTAAATCAGCATCAAAGGATGAAAAAGCAGCTCTTGGAAAAGAAATTAAATCATTAAAAGAAACAGCTGAAGTATTTTTTGAATCAGCAAAACAAAAAATTGACAAATTAGAGATTGAAAAATCACTGAAAAGTCAATGAATAGATGTAACAACACCAGTATATAAACAAGGAGGGATACACCCTATCAATTTAATTGCTCAAAGAATGAGAGATTGATTTAAATCAAACGGGTATTTTGAAATTCAAGCTATTGAAATTGAAAATGATGAATATAACTTCGAAAGATTAAATATTTCGAAAAACCACCCAGCAAGAGATATGCAGGATAGTTTATTTATTGATGAAAACACACTATTAAGAACTCATAATACAGGTATTAGTGCAAGAGCATTAGAACAACACAAGAATGAAGAATTTAGTCAATTTGCAATTGGTAAGGTATATAGAAATGATGAGGAGGATCAAACTCATTCACATCAATTCACCCAATTAGATTTCGTTTCAGTGGGCTATACAAATTTTGGTAATTTAATGTGAACACTAAAATCATTATTATCTTATGTTTTGGAACAAGAAGTTCAAATTAGACTAAGACCTTCTTATTTTCCATTTACTGAACCTAGTGTTGAAGTGGATATTTTTTACAAAAACAGATGAATCGAAGTTTTAGGCGCTGGAATGTTACACGAAGATGTTCTTAAAAAAGCTGGATATACAAATGATATGAATGGTTTTGCTGCAGGATTAGGATTAGAAAGAATCGCAATGATTAAATATGATATTAATGACATTCGTGAATTCTATACAAACGACGAAAGATTCTTGAAACAATTCAAATAA
- a CDS encoding transcription antitermination factor NusB, with amino-acid sequence MENEELFKRKKQLAFTLKKMEERMRVISYLYQKLLNTELKINVDYLNSEEINIIKKIIISLPNIETLLLNFIDEEKWSQTFPLIKAILIYGIFEMQNNETNIVINEMVNITKIYAPGNDYKFVNAVLDNIAKNLIKK; translated from the coding sequence ATGGAAAACGAAGAATTATTTAAAAGAAAAAAACAACTTGCTTTCACATTGAAAAAAATGGAAGAAAGAATGAGAGTAATTAGTTATTTATACCAAAAATTACTAAACACTGAATTAAAAATCAATGTCGATTATTTAAATTCGGAAGAAATTAATATAATTAAAAAAATCATTATTTCGCTTCCAAATATTGAAACTCTTTTATTGAACTTTATTGATGAAGAAAAATGATCTCAAACATTCCCATTAATTAAAGCAATTTTGATTTATGGAATATTTGAAATGCAAAACAACGAAACAAATATAGTTATAAATGAAATGGTTAATATTACTAAAATTTATGCGCCCGGCAATGATTACAAATTTGTGAATGCGGTTTTAGATAATATTGCAAAAAATTTAATTAAAAAATAA
- a CDS encoding TlyA family RNA methyltransferase, producing the protein MSKIVKKKLVDIISEKFEITINEAEKQIRCGNVTINSEKIFLPLLKFDENLPVELLNQKEYVSRGAYKLLKALKIFNIDVKNKICVDLGSSTGGFVQVLLKHNAKKVYAVDVGTNQLDYSLRINPNVVVFEQTNLKDLTTTHFNEMIDIFTCDVSFISLKYVFGTLKKIANPNSEIILLIKPQFEASSKYVSAGGYVEEKYHPFLIDRVKEYGKQEGFECVSVEQSPILGQKSKNIEYISLFKKTKE; encoded by the coding sequence ATGAGTAAAATAGTTAAAAAGAAATTAGTCGATATCATATCCGAAAAATTTGAAATTACAATCAACGAAGCGGAAAAACAAATCAGATGCGGAAACGTTACAATTAATAGCGAAAAAATCTTTTTACCTTTATTAAAATTTGATGAAAATTTACCGGTTGAATTATTGAACCAAAAAGAATATGTATCAAGAGGCGCATACAAACTTTTAAAAGCATTGAAAATTTTCAATATTGATGTAAAAAACAAAATATGCGTTGATCTCGGTTCTTCTACCGGGGGGTTTGTTCAAGTTTTATTAAAACATAATGCTAAAAAAGTTTATGCAGTTGATGTTGGTACTAATCAATTAGATTATTCATTAAGAATCAATCCAAATGTTGTTGTTTTTGAGCAAACCAATTTAAAGGATTTAACGACCACACATTTTAATGAAATGATTGATATATTTACTTGCGATGTTAGCTTTATATCCTTGAAATATGTATTTGGAACATTAAAAAAAATTGCAAATCCAAACAGCGAAATAATTTTATTAATAAAACCGCAATTCGAAGCTTCATCAAAATATGTTTCTGCTGGTGGTTATGTCGAAGAGAAATATCATCCATTTTTAATTGACAGGGTAAAAGAATACGGTAAACAAGAAGGTTTTGAATGTGTCAGTGTTGAACAAAGCCCAATACTGGGTCAAAAATCAAAAAATATAGAATATATTAGTTTATTCAAAAAAACTAAGGAGTAA
- the rplT gene encoding 50S ribosomal protein L20 — protein sequence MRVKGGTVTRARRRKWLKLAKGYWGHKSRGYKVAKQAVVKSWTYAFRDRKQIKREFRKLWIARINAASRPLGISYSRLIDGLKKANVQINRKMLSELAINHSATFEQIVAKAKEALK from the coding sequence ATGCGTGTAAAAGGCGGAACAGTCACTAGAGCAAGAAGAAGAAAATGATTAAAATTAGCTAAAGGTTACTGAGGACACAAATCAAGAGGATACAAAGTTGCTAAACAAGCAGTAGTTAAATCTTGAACCTATGCATTCAGAGATAGAAAACAAATTAAACGTGAATTCAGAAAATTATGAATCGCTCGTATCAATGCGGCGTCAAGACCATTAGGAATTTCATACTCACGTTTAATCGATGGACTTAAAAAAGCAAACGTTCAAATTAACCGTAAAATGTTATCAGAACTAGCTATCAATCATTCAGCAACATTTGAACAAATCGTTGCTAAAGCAAAAGAAGCTCTAAAATAG